One window from the genome of Sebastes umbrosus isolate fSebUmb1 chromosome 12, fSebUmb1.pri, whole genome shotgun sequence encodes:
- the LOC119498728 gene encoding aquaporin-4-like isoform X1 — translation MQSRGTMCGSCSSDRPALFCTPALTQPAALLRFLSWCNCQSIMVAFKGIWTKDFWRAVSGEYLATLIFVLLGVGSTINWAAGEEKPPPADLVLISLCFGLSIATMVQCFGHISGGHINPAVTAAMVVTRKLSLAKGLFYVVAQCLGGITGAGILYLVTPAAFRGSFGVTTVNSNISLGHALLVELLITFELVFTVFATCDPKRTDLGGSASLSIGFAVAIGHLFAIPYTGASMNPARSFAPALVTLNFENHWVYWVGPILGAILAAGLYEYLYCPDPEMKKRLTQVFQKDPSGKYREVETEDIVVKPGSIHTIDLERSEKKDPFPDSTGEVLSSV, via the exons ATGCAATCCCGGGGCACAATGTGTGGATCATGTTCGTCTGACAGACCTGCTCTCTTCTGCACTCCTGCTCTCACACAGCCTGCTGCTTTGCT GAGGTTCCTTTCCTGGTGTAACTGTCAGAGCATAATGGTGGCATTTAAAGGAATCTGGACCAAGGACTTCTGGAGGGCTGTGTCTGGAGAATACCTGGCCACTCTCATCTTTGTCCTTCTCGGTGTGGGCTCGACCATCAATTGGGCCGCCGGGGAGGAGAAGCCTCCCCCAGCCGACCTCGTCCTTATCTCCCTGTGCTTCGGCCTGAGCATCGCCACTATGGTGCAGTGTTTTGGCCACATCAGTGGCGGACACATTAACCCGGCGGTCACCGCAGCTATGGTTGTAACAAGAAAGCTGAGCCTGGCAAAGGGATTGTTCTATGTGGTGGCTCAGTGCCTGGGAGGCATTACAGGAGCTGGGATCCTCTACCTCGTCACACCTGCTGCTTTCAGAGGCTCCTTCGGTGTGACCACG GTGAACTCCAACATCTCATTGGGACACGCCCTTCTTGTCGAGCTCCTGATCACATTCGAACTGGTCTTCACCGTCTTCGCCACCTGTGACCCCAAACGCACGGACCTAGGAGGCTCTGCTAGCCTTTCCATTGGCTTTGCTGTAGCTATTGGTCACTTATTTGCA aTCCCTTATACAGGAGCCAGCATGAACCCTGCTCGATCTTTTGCGCCTGCGCTGGTCACACTTAACTTCGAGAACCACTGG GTGTACTGGGTGGGGCCCATTCTGGGGGCGATCCTCGCTGCTGGTCTGTATGAGTACCTGTACTGCCCTGACCCGGAGATGAAGAAGAGGCTGACGCAAGTCTTCCAGAAGGACCCATCGGGGAAATACAGGGAGGTGGAGACAGAGGACATTGTCGTCAAGCCGGGATCCATCCACACCATCGACCTGGAGAGATCTGAGAAAAAGGATCCTTTCCCGGACTCGACGGGAGAAGTGCTGTCCTCAGTATGA
- the LOC119498728 gene encoding aquaporin-4-like isoform X2, whose protein sequence is MNENTSTGTERGRARYCLWRFLSWCNCQSIMVAFKGIWTKDFWRAVSGEYLATLIFVLLGVGSTINWAAGEEKPPPADLVLISLCFGLSIATMVQCFGHISGGHINPAVTAAMVVTRKLSLAKGLFYVVAQCLGGITGAGILYLVTPAAFRGSFGVTTVNSNISLGHALLVELLITFELVFTVFATCDPKRTDLGGSASLSIGFAVAIGHLFAIPYTGASMNPARSFAPALVTLNFENHWVYWVGPILGAILAAGLYEYLYCPDPEMKKRLTQVFQKDPSGKYREVETEDIVVKPGSIHTIDLERSEKKDPFPDSTGEVLSSV, encoded by the exons ATGAATGAAAACACATCAAcggggacagagagagggagagcacgATATTGCCTTTG GAGGTTCCTTTCCTGGTGTAACTGTCAGAGCATAATGGTGGCATTTAAAGGAATCTGGACCAAGGACTTCTGGAGGGCTGTGTCTGGAGAATACCTGGCCACTCTCATCTTTGTCCTTCTCGGTGTGGGCTCGACCATCAATTGGGCCGCCGGGGAGGAGAAGCCTCCCCCAGCCGACCTCGTCCTTATCTCCCTGTGCTTCGGCCTGAGCATCGCCACTATGGTGCAGTGTTTTGGCCACATCAGTGGCGGACACATTAACCCGGCGGTCACCGCAGCTATGGTTGTAACAAGAAAGCTGAGCCTGGCAAAGGGATTGTTCTATGTGGTGGCTCAGTGCCTGGGAGGCATTACAGGAGCTGGGATCCTCTACCTCGTCACACCTGCTGCTTTCAGAGGCTCCTTCGGTGTGACCACG GTGAACTCCAACATCTCATTGGGACACGCCCTTCTTGTCGAGCTCCTGATCACATTCGAACTGGTCTTCACCGTCTTCGCCACCTGTGACCCCAAACGCACGGACCTAGGAGGCTCTGCTAGCCTTTCCATTGGCTTTGCTGTAGCTATTGGTCACTTATTTGCA aTCCCTTATACAGGAGCCAGCATGAACCCTGCTCGATCTTTTGCGCCTGCGCTGGTCACACTTAACTTCGAGAACCACTGG GTGTACTGGGTGGGGCCCATTCTGGGGGCGATCCTCGCTGCTGGTCTGTATGAGTACCTGTACTGCCCTGACCCGGAGATGAAGAAGAGGCTGACGCAAGTCTTCCAGAAGGACCCATCGGGGAAATACAGGGAGGTGGAGACAGAGGACATTGTCGTCAAGCCGGGATCCATCCACACCATCGACCTGGAGAGATCTGAGAAAAAGGATCCTTTCCCGGACTCGACGGGAGAAGTGCTGTCCTCAGTATGA